A window of the Brassica napus cultivar Da-Ae chromosome C5, Da-Ae, whole genome shotgun sequence genome harbors these coding sequences:
- the LOC125587180 gene encoding uncharacterized protein LOC125587180, producing MYHLRKKPATLVFIDDIKPWNNSYKLKVQVMKLWKLWRSKKIVSIEMVLEDATGTRIHASIDEDLIQIYEGKVSEGVAFFISNFTLVNYATEYRTNPFPYKLPFYRTTNITPCDDFPSCLPNKYLKNFSEIHYGILKNDVLIDVVGQIVQVCALTEIYAKGKQTNKLNVILRDEK from the exons ATGTACCATCTACGAAAGAAGCCTGCTACTTTAGTCTTTATTGATGATATTAAACCATGGAACAATAGTTACAAATTAAAGGTGCAGGTTATGAAATTGTGGAAGCTATGGAgatcaaaaaaaattgtctcCATTGAGATGGTTCTTGAAGATGCAACT GGAACAAGGATACATGCATCCATTGATGAGGatttgatacaaatatatgaagGAAAGGTGTCTGAGGGTGTTGCTTTTTTTATAAGCAATTTTACACTTGTGAATTATGCAACAGAGTataggacaaatccttttccgTACAAGTTGCCGTTTTATCGAACGACAAACATTACTCCTTGTGATGATTTTCCTTCTTGCTTGCCAAACAAGTATCTGAAGAATTTTTCAGAGATTCATTATGGGATCCTCAAGAATGATGTTTTGATTG ATGTTGTTGGTCAGATTGTTCAAGTTTGTGCTCTCACTGAAATTTATGCTAAAGGGAAACAAACTAACAAACTCAATGTTATTCTTCGGGATGAAAAGTAA